A segment of the Nitrosopumilaceae archaeon genome:
GGTAGGCTCTGCAATAGCAAAGATTACAAAGATGCGAAAAACTATAGTTATTGGTTCCTCTGACTTTACACATTATGAAGAAAACAATTTTGCGCACAAACAGGATTCTGCCATAATAGAACCAATCTTAAATTTAGATTTAGATGAATTTTACAGAGTTTTACAAGAAAAACAAGTTAGCGCATGCGGATATGGAGCGATCGCATCTACCATGATGGCCTGCAAGGAGCTTGGAGCAAAAAAAGGAAGGTTGTTAAAGTATGCTACAAGCGGCGATGTAACAGGTGACAAGAGTTCTGTGGTAGGATATGCATCGATCGTGTTTTCATGAAATCTGTTGCTTCAGCACCTGGAAAGGTCATTTTATTTGGCGAGCATTTTGTTGTGTATGGCATAAAGGCGATACTTTGTTCTATTGATAGGCGAATTACAGCCACATCGCAAATAATTGATGAAAAAAAGATCAAGATAAAATCCGATATTGGTAATATGGAAATAAATACAGATTCACTATCAAAGCCGGACAGATCCATGGATGTAATGAAACCATTTTTGTATATTGCAAAAAAGGCATTAGAAAAATCGGGGAAAAATGTTGGAATTGAAATAAAGATAGACTCTGAGATTCCTGCAGGTATTGGTCTTGGCTCCTCATCTGCCTGTTGTGTTGCAGTTGCGGCATCAGTTATGGGATTATTTGAAAAGTTGCCAAAAGAGGAAATTTTGAAAATTGCAATAGAAGCTGAACGTACCATATTTGAAAATACATCAGGGGCAGATTGTTCTGTCTGTACTTTTGGCGGACTGATGGAATATGATATGAAAAACGGTTTTAAAAAGATCAACTCAAACGCTAATTTTGATCTTGTGATTGCAAATTCAAAACAAGCACATTTTACTAGCGAGATTGTTGAAAACGTAAGAAGATTTCGGGAAAATAATGAGGACTTGTTTGCTTCATTTTGTGATCAGGAATCAATCCTAATTCAAAATGCTCTTGTGCATTTAGAAAAAAAGGATCTGGAATCACTTGGTTTACTAATGTCAAAGAATCAAGATTTACTGGAAAGAATAAACATCTCCACTGAAAAGCTTGCACTTTTGGTAAGAGAGGCTAAAAAAACTTCATTTGGTGCAAAAATAACTGGTGCTGGCGGTGGAGGATGCGTAATTGCACTTGTGGATAAGTCCAATCTTGAAAAAACCCTATCTAATCTAAAAACCCATAGTGAATGTTTTTCTGCTAAAATTGATTTTAATGGACTTGTATGCACTTAGGAATAAAATTGCAAAAAATACAACTTGTAAAGACTATCAATGTAGAAAGAGAAAAGGCATTCAAAGCAGGAACTGATTTTGAGAGTCTTACATCAAAGCTACCGCAATATTTCAAACTAATCAGGATACGCTCAGTTCGCGAGTTTACTTCTGTAGTTGAGATTCATGGAAAAATAGCAGGTAAAGAATTTGCTATCATGACTAAAAATGTGATAAAACAGCCTGAAATTCATGAAACTTTTGTTTTGTCCGGAGATGCAAGGGGAAGTCATTTTATAAAAAAATATGAAAGTGTACCAGGAGGTACCAGAATCACAATTGACATTGACTTAAAATTAAGAGGTTTCCTCAGATTCACCAGTGTTTTTTCATCAAATAAGATTCAAAAAATCATTAATGAATATTTTGATGATTTTACAAGGGCAATAGAAACTTGAAACATCTTTTTTGGGGTTATGTTGCTCATGCTTGTGCCTAGGAATGAAATTTTGGTTTTCTTGCAGATAGATACTTTTTAAACCGAGAGAATTGCTGAAAAAAATATGATTTTGATAAAGCTTGGAGGTTCTATCATAACCAATAAGCAACAGCCTTTGACTCCAAACATTTTGGCAATAAACAAAATTGCTATTCAATTAAAAAAAGTAAAAGAGCCTATAATCATAGTGCATGGCGGAGGATCATTTGGCCACTATTGGTCAGTAAAATATGACATGCATACAAAACCTGCAAAATATAGTAAGAAGGGTGTAGCAGTAGTAAAAAATTCTATGATAGAATTGAATAAGATAATCTTGAATTCATTTTTAAAAAATAAACTAAATCCTTACTGCTTACCTCCAACTGATTTTATGTTTGGTGATAAAGCTGACACTAAAAAAGTAAAAGAGATTTTAAGAATTGCCAAAAATGGACTTGTTCCGGTATCATATGGCGATGTATTGTGGCACGGTCAAAACCAGTTCTACATTTTATCTGGAGATAAAATTATGGAAATCTTGGCAAAAGTTCTAAAACCAAGGTTAGCAATTTTTGTGTTAAATGTAGATGGAGTATATTCAGACATGAAAACAAAAAAACTCCTTTATGAGATAAAGGGTCAGGAGATTACCATTTCAAAGGTAGGAATGGACGTTACGGGTGGCATGACTCGTAAAATAAAAGAGGCCATTATGATTTCAAAGGGTGGAGTTAACGTGTTTTTGGTAAATGGTAACAAACCTGAGAGAATTGTAAACGCTATAAAAGGTAAAAAATTTGAAGGGACTGTATTCAGAGGATAAAAGGACAGACATGGAATATTTGATTCTGGTAGATAATAATGATAACCCAATAGGAACTGAGGAAAAGGTAAAGTGTCATTTGCCAAATGGCAAGTTGCATAGAGCTTTTACAATTCTTTTGTTTAATAGAGATGGAAAGTTGCTTCTAACACAGCGCAGTATGGACAAGATGTTATGGCCAGGTGACTGGGACGGAACTGTAGCAAGTCATCCAAGACAATCAGAGACATATGTTTCGTCTGCAGAAAGAAGACTACCAGAAGAATTAGGAATATCTTGCAAGCTTGATTACCTGTTCAAATTTGAATACCATGTTCCATACAAGGACATTGGTTCTGAAAACGAAGTGTGTGGAACTTTGATTGGTATAGTTGATGATCCTACAAAAATAAAATTAGTAAAAGAAGAAATCAAGGACATAAAATGGAATACATTAGATGATCTTCTAAATGACATTAAAAAATCACCTCAGATCTACTGTCCGTGGATGATTGTTGCATTGTATTTTTTGTCAGAATCCAAAAAAGACATACTACCACAACACAATTCAATTTTGAACAAGTGGATTAGAGAGGATGTCAAACAAATTCTTGAAAAACCACTCAAGCATCATTTTCCTGACAACAAATGGGAGCTTAAAAAATAATGTCATTTAATTCCATATCAAAAAATGCAAAAAAAGTAAATTCGTTTCTTCTCTCATGTCTTCATGGCAATCCAGAAGAGATCTACGAGGCAGCTTCATATCTCATAGAGCATGGCGGTAAGAGATTAAGGCCATTTATGGTCATAAAGAGTTGTGAAATTCTAGGTGGCGATATAAAACAAGCAATGCCTGCAGCTGCAGCAATAGAAATGGTTCACAATTTCACATTAATTCATGATGACATTATGGATAATGACGAAATGCGACATGGTGTACCTACAACACATACTAAATTTGGAATACCGGTGGGCATTTTAGCTGGAGATGTCTTGTTTTCAAAAGCATTTGAAACAATTTCACATGATTCTAAGATGCCAAAAGATGTACGTCTTAGATTAGTTTCCAATCTTGCCAAGGCATGTAGTGAGGTGTGTGAAGGTCAAGCACTTGACATAATGATGGCCCAGTCAAAAAAAATCCCTACAGAAAAACAATACATCGAAATGATAGAAAAAAAGACATCAGCTCTATTTGCCACTGCATGTGCAATGGGAGCAATTAGCGCAAATACAAAAAGCAAAGACGTTGCAAACCTTTCTTCTTTTGGGATAAATCTAGGAGTTGCATTTCAAATAGTTGATGATTTAATTGGCATAATTGGAGATCCGAAAGTTACAAAAAAACCTGTTGGAAATGATTTACGCGAAGGTAAAAAATCACTTCCTATACTTCTTGCAATAAACAAAGCGAGTGGTCAGAAAAAGAAAACAATTCTAAATGCATTTGGAAATTCCACCATATCAAAAAAAGAATTAGAAAATGCAGTAAAAATAATATCATCTATGGGAATAGAAAATGCAGTTAGGAAAAAGGCTTTACAGTATTCTAACGCAGCAAAAAAATCACTATCAAGCTACAAGGGTTCAGCAAAAAATGAGCTATTGTCTCTTTTAGATTTTGTAGTAGAGAGGCGTCAATAATTGGAAGATGATGTCAGAAAGGCTATCAGGGGAATAGCTTTACAAAATGCTTCAGAACATGAGGGAAAAACCCGTAACGATGCAGTAATATCAAAAATACTTGGTACAAGGCCAGATCTTAGGACCAAGGCAAAGGAGATAATGCCATTAATTACAGAAATTGTTTCAAATATTAACAAAATTTCATTAGCTGAGCAAAAAGCTGAGCTTGAAAGTAGTTTTCCAGAATTACTAGTGGTAAAATCAAAACACGAAAGAGTAGGATTGCCGCCACTTGAAGGTGCAGAACAGGGAAAAGTGGTAACAAGATTTCCTCCAGAACCAAACGGTTATCCGCATATAGGTCATGCAAAAGCTGCAATCATTGATGAGGAATATGCAAAGATGTATGGTGGAAAACTAATACTGCGATTTGATGACACAAATCCTGAAAATGAAAGGCTAGAATATTATGCGGCAATTAAAGTCGGGCTTGATTGGCTTGGAGTAAGATATGATCAAATCAAGAACACTTCAGATGATATGGAATTAATCTACAAAAAAGGATTGGAAATGATAGAAGCAGATAACGCATATGTTTGTACGTGCGACAAGGAGACAATAAGCAAGAACCGAAGAGAAATGAAAGCTTGCAAATGTCGTGCAGGAGATCATGATCAAAATATCAAAAGATGGCATGACATGTTTAAGAAATACAAACCTGGAGAAGCAATTGTAAGATTTCGCGGCGACATGCAATCTGAAAATACAGTAATGCGCGATCCAGCAATGTTTAGAATAATAGATGAAATTCACCCATTGCTTATTGACAAATACAGAGTCTGGCCAAACTACGATTTTGCAGTTGCCATAGAAGACAGCATAGACGGAGTAACTCATGCATTTAGAACAAAAGAGTATGAGCTTCGAAATGAGCTTTACCAAGCTATTTTGGACAAGCTTGGAATGAGAAAGCCGAAGATGCTAGAATTTTCAAGACTAGAGTTTGAAGGCATGCCTGTCTCAAAAAGAATTCTAAAGCCGTTGGTTCAAGATGGCAAAGTATTAGGATATGACGATCCAAGGTTGCCCACACTTGAGGCAATGCGCAGAAGGGGAATAATTCCAGAGGCAATCAGAAAATTTGTTCTCTCACTAAGCTTTACAAAATCAGATACACTTGCACCATTTGACACACTGGAATCATTTAACCGAAAAATAATTGATGTAACAAGCATCAGACTGTTTATGGTAACAGAGCCTGTAAAAATAACAATAAAGAACAACATGCTTACACAAGCCGAACTTCCCAATCACCCACAAAGAAGCGAGATGGGTAAGAGGCATGTGGAAATTGACGGTAATTTTTACATCTCTGGATCGGATGCAAAAACTCTCAAAGTCGGAGATCAAATTAGGTTGATCGAACTTTACAATGTAAAAATAACAAAGACTGGATCAGAGATAGAAGCAGAGTATTCAGATAATGATTTCAAGGCAGAATTGCCAAAGATTCAATGGATTCCACAAAAAACTGCGACAAAATTAAACATTTTGATACCAAAAACTCTCTTTGTAAATGAAAAATTCAATGAGGACAGTCTCGAAACTCTACAAGCTTATACAGAAAATCACTACTTAGAATTAAATGAGGGCGCAGAAATTCAATTTGTCAGATTTGGTTATTGCAGAAAAGATTCTGCGATGCAAGCAATCTATACTCACAAGTGAAAAAAAATGAAAATTGCAAGATTGTTAACAAACAATATGGAAACATATGGTTTTGTAAATGGTAATAATGTAATTACTAAAGATGGGATTACATCTCAAACAGGAATTCCCATACCACAGAACATTAAGGACTTTCTTTTTGATGGGTGGTATGACGAGGTAAAACCTAAAATTCCAAAATTAAATTTTACACAAAACATTTCAGATGTAAAGTTTCTTGCACCAATACCAAATCCTTCCAAGATCATTTGTCTTGCATTTAATTACAAGGATCATGCCAAAGAACAAAATCTCATACCCCCAGACGAGCCTGCAATAATAATAAAACCAAGAACTACACTAAACGGAGCTACTTCGGAGATAATCTGCCCCTCATTTGTCTCAAAGCTTGACTATGAGATAGAACTGGCGCTAATCATAGGAAAAGATTGTAAAAACATCACCGAAGAACAAGCCAAAAGTGCAATTTTTGGGTGCATGATTTTAAACGATGTTTCTGCCAGAGACATCCAGGCAAGGGACAAACAATTTACTCGTGCAAAAGGATTCGATACCTTTGCACCATGTGGTCCATGGATTACCACTGCAGATGAGATACCAAATCCCCAAAATCTGAAAATGGTAACAAAGGTAAACGGTATGATAAGACAAAATTCCTCTAGTTCAAACATGTTCTTGGGAGTTTACACCATTGTTTCTATGCTAAGCAAAGTTATGACTTTGGAGAAAGGAGACATCATATCAACTGGAACTCCAGCTGGAGTGATGTTAAATAAACCAGATGCGGTGTTTTTGAAAGACGGGGATAAAATAGAAATGGAAATAGAAGGCCTTGGCAAGCTTGAAAACACTGTAAAATTCGTTTAGAATACAGAAAACATTAATTGAGTTAAAAATTCAAAACCAGCATGGGAAAAATTATCGTTGGCAAAGCATCTGACATTCCAGCTGGCAAGATGCAAAAAGTTACTGTCGATGGAAAAGAGATACTTGTAGTAAATGTAGATGGTAATTTTTACGCTATGGATGATACCTGCACACATGCTGGCGCAAGTCTTTCAGAAGGTACTCTTGAAGGTGACATAGTAACATGTGGCTGGCACGGAGCAAAGTTTGATTGTAAGGCAGCCAAGCTTCACGCATTTCCAGCAAAAATAAAAGATTTGAATTCATACAAAGTAGTAGTAGAATCTGAAAACGTCTTCCTAGAGCTCTAAGTGCAAACTTTATAAAATCAACACAATTAGGTTAGCTCAGATGTACAATGGTCGACAAAGCTCAAAACACAGAAACACTAAACGCGGCCATTACTACGCTTGATGACATAGTTTCAAATCCTTCTACTCCAAAAAATATCAAAAAAAGCATAAGTGAGTTGATTATTGAGCTTAGGAAACAAGAACATGCAGTTGCTGTAAGAGCCTCAAATGCCATTAGTACACTAGATGAGATAACACAGGATCCTAACATGCCATCCTATGTACGAGTAACACTATGGCAAGCAGTTTCCGCACTTGAGAGAATAAGGGAATAAATTTAGTAAAATAACTTGGATTACTTGTGAAAATAGAAGATTATCTAGCATCACTTCCTCAGTCTATAATATCAGGTCAGGATGTTCAGCTTCCAGACAATGCTTTTAGAGAAATATTTCGATTTTCTCAACTAAACAAGAATGATGTGTTTTATCATCTTGGATGTGGAAACGGAAATGGCATAGCAATCGCTGCAGAAGAATTTGGTGTAAAAAAATCAGTAGGAATTGATAATGATATAGAAAAAATATCTATTGCAAAAAAATTATTAGAAGAAAAGAAGATTTCAAATGGAATTCTGCAGTGTCAGAATATTTTAGAATCAGACATCAGCGATGGTACCGTGATTCTTTTTTGGTTTTCAGATCAAAACATAATTGAAAAAATGATGCCAAAATTTTCTAGCCTGAAAGAAGGCTGTAGAATAATAACAATTTGGGGACCACTTCCAGGCATTCTACCAGACACGGTAGACTTTCCTTACATCTTGAACATGGTTCCGTTTAAGAATGCATCCAGCTTGCAAGAACAACTTCTTTCTGTATTTGGAACAGATTGTATAGATTTTGTAGTTGCATGGGAATTTGCTGAGCGTTATACTAGAGCAATAGGCTCACCAGATGCAGGTAACGATCGCTTTCTTACCATACTACAGTCCCTTGTCATATGGATTAATGCAAAAAATCTTGGAGTTGCATGCGGGCATGAAATACCCATACCCATAAAAAACTACATCAGCCTGCTACGGACGTACTTTAACATTGATGTTGAATATTTATTAAATGAAGATTAGGTGAACAAATAATCAGTCAAGCTTTTATCTAGAATTGACGTATGAAATTTGATGGAAGATAGAATAAACATCAACGTGTCTGCCATTGATTATGATAACACCAGTAAGGCGATAATTTCTACTCTGAGCAATCTGGAACAGATGGTGCATGGGGAAAACGAGTTTATTGTCACTGATTCTGAATTTGCCTTTGGTTGGCACTTTTACGTAGTTTGTGTCAATAAATCACTGGTACAAAGGCTTTCAGACCAGCTTGGTCCTGACTTTGATAGAATCAATGGAAGCAGCCTCGAGAAGAAATTTTTGACTTGGCTTACCGAGAAGGTTACTCAGAAAAACTTGAAGGTAAAGCTTGCCATCAAAGAAGAGATGGAATCAAGCAAGTTTGGAATATTTTAAAACAAAGACTTGTTTTGCCTGTACAGGATGAGTTTGTTATAAGTAATTCTTTTTTGGGTTTTGTCAAATCAGCGATGATCTTATCTCTGTAAAAAGTCGGTTGTATTATTCTTCACTTAGACCAATCAATAATTCTGCCAGTCTTTGCATCTACTCGAACTTTTCTTGTTTTATCATTTGGAGATGAAAGTAATGCTATGATTGTCCAAATATCATCATTCAAGACAGCATCTTCAATTTCAACAATAGTATGATGTTGTTCAAGAAATCTTGTCATTATTTCTTTTGCTCTATCAGAATCGATGCTAAGATCCACCTTTTCTTTCAAGCTATCTCAATGGTTTACTAGAGCATGGTATTTACGTTAGTATGAAATATTTTTCCTAAACATTGTTCTATTGATTCTGTTACTTGTAGGTTTGTCGGATAGCTTTATCTGTTTCCAACATTGGAAATAGATTGGTCGGTATGGTAAAGAAGGATAGCATATGTGCATATGGATTCTGTGGAACTGTTTATTCCATAACTGCAACAGACCATAATAGTAGATGTCCTACCTGTAAAAGTAAGGTTCAAAATAAGATTGAGGATCTTTAATTCTTGGAACGATCTGCTTTAGCGTTTTGAATCAAAGTGATCCATTTGTTATCACCTCGATTTTAATTCTGCAAGCTTCACAGGTGTTTTTCTGTATATAGTGTAAGCATGGTGCAAGTATAGAAATCAGCTCTTATGGTGATGTATGGTGTATGTATAGAAAAGCTTGTAAGACGGAACAATTAGACTCTAATTTCATCTAGAAATTAAATAAAAAAGGCCCTTGAGGGGAATCGAACCCCTGTCCGGGGATCCACAGTCCCCTATACTGGCCACTGTACTACAAGGGCCACAAAGAACGTTCCTTTCCAGTCCAGTATTAATCTTAACTGATACATTTAGAATTTGTCTATTGCGTAAGTAAAAACCAAAAAACGAAAAATCAGGGGTTTATTATTCCGCGACCGATTATCTTGCCCTGTTTTAGCATTGATAGTGCTTCTGTGGCTTGATTAAGCTTGAATCGATTTGAGACAAGTGGTTTAATCACTCCTCTATTTGCAAGAGAGATTAATTCAATCATATCAGTCATCGAGCCAGTGTATGAGCCAATAAGCTTGTATGCCCTTGTTGGCATTGTAACCAAGTTTAGCTGCAACGCTCCACCAAATAGTCCTACAAGAACTACTCTAGCCCTTCTTCGAAGTATTTGCATGTCAATTTCCACAGTATTTGATGCATTGACAAAATCAATTACAGCATCAGCACCAAGATTTCCAGTTAATTCCATAACAGCTTTTACAGCATCTTCTTTTTTGGAATTAATAACAAGATCAGCACCACTTTGTTTTGCAACCTGTAATTTATCGTCATTTACATCCATGGCAATAATCCTTGCACCAGTAACAGCTTTTGCAAGCTGCATTGCCATCAATCCCAATCCACCGGCACCAACTATAACAACATTATCTGACGGTTTTATAGCAGTGTTCT
Coding sequences within it:
- the mvk gene encoding mevalonate kinase, whose protein sequence is MKSVASAPGKVILFGEHFVVYGIKAILCSIDRRITATSQIIDEKKIKIKSDIGNMEINTDSLSKPDRSMDVMKPFLYIAKKALEKSGKNVGIEIKIDSEIPAGIGLGSSSACCVAVAASVMGLFEKLPKEEILKIAIEAERTIFENTSGADCSVCTFGGLMEYDMKNGFKKINSNANFDLVIANSKQAHFTSEIVENVRRFRENNEDLFASFCDQESILIQNALVHLEKKDLESLGLLMSKNQDLLERINISTEKLALLVREAKKTSFGAKITGAGGGGCVIALVDKSNLEKTLSNLKTHSECFSAKIDFNGLVCT
- a CDS encoding polyketide cyclase; the encoded protein is MQKIQLVKTINVEREKAFKAGTDFESLTSKLPQYFKLIRIRSVREFTSVVEIHGKIAGKEFAIMTKNVIKQPEIHETFVLSGDARGSHFIKKYESVPGGTRITIDIDLKLRGFLRFTSVFSSNKIQKIINEYFDDFTRAIET
- a CDS encoding isopentenyl phosphate kinase — its product is MILIKLGGSIITNKQQPLTPNILAINKIAIQLKKVKEPIIIVHGGGSFGHYWSVKYDMHTKPAKYSKKGVAVVKNSMIELNKIILNSFLKNKLNPYCLPPTDFMFGDKADTKKVKEILRIAKNGLVPVSYGDVLWHGQNQFYILSGDKIMEILAKVLKPRLAIFVLNVDGVYSDMKTKKLLYEIKGQEITISKVGMDVTGGMTRKIKEAIMISKGGVNVFLVNGNKPERIVNAIKGKKFEGTVFRG
- the idi gene encoding isopentenyl-diphosphate Delta-isomerase → MKGLYSEDKRTDMEYLILVDNNDNPIGTEEKVKCHLPNGKLHRAFTILLFNRDGKLLLTQRSMDKMLWPGDWDGTVASHPRQSETYVSSAERRLPEELGISCKLDYLFKFEYHVPYKDIGSENEVCGTLIGIVDDPTKIKLVKEEIKDIKWNTLDDLLNDIKKSPQIYCPWMIVALYFLSESKKDILPQHNSILNKWIREDVKQILEKPLKHHFPDNKWELKK
- a CDS encoding polyprenyl synthetase family protein, with product MSFNSISKNAKKVNSFLLSCLHGNPEEIYEAASYLIEHGGKRLRPFMVIKSCEILGGDIKQAMPAAAAIEMVHNFTLIHDDIMDNDEMRHGVPTTHTKFGIPVGILAGDVLFSKAFETISHDSKMPKDVRLRLVSNLAKACSEVCEGQALDIMMAQSKKIPTEKQYIEMIEKKTSALFATACAMGAISANTKSKDVANLSSFGINLGVAFQIVDDLIGIIGDPKVTKKPVGNDLREGKKSLPILLAINKASGQKKKTILNAFGNSTISKKELENAVKIISSMGIENAVRKKALQYSNAAKKSLSSYKGSAKNELLSLLDFVVERRQ
- a CDS encoding glutamate--tRNA ligase, coding for MEDDVRKAIRGIALQNASEHEGKTRNDAVISKILGTRPDLRTKAKEIMPLITEIVSNINKISLAEQKAELESSFPELLVVKSKHERVGLPPLEGAEQGKVVTRFPPEPNGYPHIGHAKAAIIDEEYAKMYGGKLILRFDDTNPENERLEYYAAIKVGLDWLGVRYDQIKNTSDDMELIYKKGLEMIEADNAYVCTCDKETISKNRREMKACKCRAGDHDQNIKRWHDMFKKYKPGEAIVRFRGDMQSENTVMRDPAMFRIIDEIHPLLIDKYRVWPNYDFAVAIEDSIDGVTHAFRTKEYELRNELYQAILDKLGMRKPKMLEFSRLEFEGMPVSKRILKPLVQDGKVLGYDDPRLPTLEAMRRRGIIPEAIRKFVLSLSFTKSDTLAPFDTLESFNRKIIDVTSIRLFMVTEPVKITIKNNMLTQAELPNHPQRSEMGKRHVEIDGNFYISGSDAKTLKVGDQIRLIELYNVKITKTGSEIEAEYSDNDFKAELPKIQWIPQKTATKLNILIPKTLFVNEKFNEDSLETLQAYTENHYLELNEGAEIQFVRFGYCRKDSAMQAIYTHK
- a CDS encoding fumarylacetoacetate hydrolase family protein, translating into MKIARLLTNNMETYGFVNGNNVITKDGITSQTGIPIPQNIKDFLFDGWYDEVKPKIPKLNFTQNISDVKFLAPIPNPSKIICLAFNYKDHAKEQNLIPPDEPAIIIKPRTTLNGATSEIICPSFVSKLDYEIELALIIGKDCKNITEEQAKSAIFGCMILNDVSARDIQARDKQFTRAKGFDTFAPCGPWITTADEIPNPQNLKMVTKVNGMIRQNSSSSNMFLGVYTIVSMLSKVMTLEKGDIISTGTPAGVMLNKPDAVFLKDGDKIEMEIEGLGKLENTVKFV
- a CDS encoding non-heme iron oxygenase ferredoxin subunit, with the translated sequence MGKIIVGKASDIPAGKMQKVTVDGKEILVVNVDGNFYAMDDTCTHAGASLSEGTLEGDIVTCGWHGAKFDCKAAKLHAFPAKIKDLNSYKVVVESENVFLEL
- a CDS encoding UPF0147 family protein, encoding MVDKAQNTETLNAAITTLDDIVSNPSTPKNIKKSISELIIELRKQEHAVAVRASNAISTLDEITQDPNMPSYVRVTLWQAVSALERIRE
- a CDS encoding methyltransferase domain-containing protein translates to MKIEDYLASLPQSIISGQDVQLPDNAFREIFRFSQLNKNDVFYHLGCGNGNGIAIAAEEFGVKKSVGIDNDIEKISIAKKLLEEKKISNGILQCQNILESDISDGTVILFWFSDQNIIEKMMPKFSSLKEGCRIITIWGPLPGILPDTVDFPYILNMVPFKNASSLQEQLLSVFGTDCIDFVVAWEFAERYTRAIGSPDAGNDRFLTILQSLVIWINAKNLGVACGHEIPIPIKNYISLLRTYFNIDVEYLLNED
- a CDS encoding alcohol dehydrogenase; this encodes MEAARIVKVNEPLEVQKLETPKPRGSQVLIKVQSAGVCHSDIHLWEGGYQGIGDQFMKTTDRGVKYPLTPGHEIAGVVDTMGEDVEGFSKNDKVLVFPWIGEGLCPACRVGEENLCDKPRSLGVYNDGGYAEYVLVPNYKYLAKIGDMDTDTTAPLSCSALTAYGAVKNTAIKPSDNVVIVGAGGLGLMAMQLAKAVTGARIIAMDVNDDKLQVAKQSGADLVINSKKEDAVKAVMELTGNLGADAVIDFVNASNTVEIDMQILRRRARVVLVGLFGGALQLNLVTMPTRAYKLIGSYTGSMTDMIELISLANRGVIKPLVSNRFKLNQATEALSMLKQGKIIGRGIINP